The Deltaproteobacteria bacterium genome has a segment encoding these proteins:
- a CDS encoding LemA family protein encodes MGTGAWILLIAVLTIAFWAIAIYNGFVRMNAGIENSYKQIDVQLKRRYDLIPNLVESVKGYMKFEKETLESVINARSKAMTSPPGTDKFAAEGALSGALSKLFAVAENYPDLKSNTEVQTLMEELRTTENQLAFSRQYYNDSVMRFNTKTMQFPANIIAGMFNFKPKTYFHVEEAAKITPKVDLNIGA; translated from the coding sequence ATGGGCACAGGGGCATGGATACTATTAATAGCAGTTTTGACGATAGCATTCTGGGCAATTGCAATTTATAACGGGTTTGTAAGAATGAATGCAGGGATTGAAAATTCATACAAGCAGATCGATGTTCAACTAAAAAGAAGATACGATTTAATCCCGAACCTTGTTGAATCCGTCAAAGGCTATATGAAGTTCGAAAAGGAAACACTTGAGTCTGTCATAAATGCAAGGTCAAAGGCAATGACATCGCCTCCGGGTACGGATAAATTTGCTGCTGAGGGGGCTTTATCGGGTGCTTTGTCAAAGTTGTTTGCTGTTGCAGAAAATTACCCCGATCTTAAATCAAACACAGAGGTCCAAACATTGATGGAGGAGCTGAGGACAACCGAAAACCAGCTCGCATTCTCGAGGCAGTACTACAATGACAGTGTAATGAGATTTAATACAAAAACGATGCAGTTTCCTGCAAACATCATAGCAGGCATGTTTAACTTTAAGCCCAAAACTTATTTTCATGTTGAGGAAGCAGCAAAAATAACCCCAAAGGTTGACCTGAACATCGGTGCGTAA
- a CDS encoding O-antigen ligase family protein: MIKRIIILFGIFFIAGTSLHYGSPFLMDKLLIVLGVSLLSMLVLIQWISEGFLNYPKFNMLFPVITLFAYLLIQALIIRQSNQRYVFESFFAESMIIFFLIYIYASYGSLNLSKLLIEAVLYTNVFLLLIYVIVYFSHFKTHNMVFSGWLVNHDHIAMLTGMLLPYALALSMYKRDVLKKRLFMISAVLVIGIGFLLSVSRGGYISFILAISITFLIAPWLRLYNKKTAVVMLVAVIAAGMFVLSLYPFEQRMFSKLFMLSASQRLGIWSGSVKMFMLHPFIGWGAGTYEDAFHRFRPAGILYLVNHAHNVFIEIADDTGGIGIAIILWIIVLWIYSLIKGIRSTKSNFKKLIIWAGLTSTLFLIFHNFVDFGIIVPSNLISALLLMSATLSVLQFHNNNFPPDYVKKLSARVRISMGIISIVLFLTLSILCVRAIYGDYLYKKGRAFFEQDKIADAKQTLIKSLKFLNTDKLHNIYGEALFQSFIRDGKQHELDDAIVQMKISQTLCTWNPYYPEDIGALYEYEGNIDSAVIYTQKSLSLDPTNASLALRLASLELEHGNAGKAISYYRRACNIYPPYVRNTIAELISHGVNEQRVWKLAEELKDGEWVLANTFIKQGENKQAIKILKRLIVSDNIHADRYLHTLVGIIPDSMKALKQIESLGVTNTTILFYEASLKARVNDVTGAIGLLHEIIDKDKKNKQAYELLTNLYVSTGRSGMAIQTLKNAIYYIPSDYSFYVMLGNLYGKDKDWYNALLSYKMAIMMNPRYEDGYVKIIRIYKEQGLRKNAQDFLNKALELFPNDTRLTQKMR; encoded by the coding sequence ATGATAAAAAGAATAATAATTTTATTCGGTATATTTTTTATTGCAGGGACATCATTACATTACGGTTCACCGTTTTTAATGGATAAGCTGCTTATAGTGTTGGGCGTGTCTTTGCTCTCAATGCTCGTCTTAATACAATGGATCTCAGAAGGCTTTTTAAATTATCCAAAATTCAATATGCTGTTTCCCGTTATCACACTATTTGCATACCTTTTGATACAGGCATTGATAATAAGGCAGAGCAATCAGAGGTACGTTTTTGAATCGTTTTTTGCAGAATCAATGATAATCTTTTTTTTAATTTATATTTACGCTTCTTACGGCAGTCTTAATCTAAGTAAACTGCTTATAGAAGCTGTACTCTACACAAATGTTTTTTTGCTTTTGATATACGTGATCGTATATTTTTCCCACTTTAAAACGCACAATATGGTTTTCTCCGGCTGGCTTGTTAATCATGATCATATCGCAATGCTTACCGGTATGCTGCTGCCATATGCACTTGCTTTAAGCATGTACAAAAGGGATGTGTTAAAAAAAAGACTGTTTATGATATCGGCGGTACTTGTTATTGGAATTGGATTTTTATTGTCTGTTTCAAGAGGGGGGTACATCTCATTTATTCTTGCGATATCCATCACATTTCTCATTGCCCCGTGGCTCCGGCTTTATAACAAAAAGACAGCGGTTGTAATGCTCGTAGCGGTAATAGCAGCTGGTATGTTTGTACTGAGTCTTTATCCTTTTGAACAAAGAATGTTCAGCAAGTTATTTATGCTCAGCGCTTCTCAAAGGCTGGGCATCTGGTCTGGTTCTGTAAAGATGTTTATGCTACATCCGTTTATTGGATGGGGAGCAGGAACATATGAAGACGCATTTCACAGATTCAGGCCTGCCGGCATATTGTACCTTGTCAATCATGCTCATAATGTTTTTATAGAGATCGCTGATGATACCGGCGGTATCGGGATTGCTATTATTTTATGGATAATCGTTTTATGGATATATTCCCTGATCAAGGGGATAAGGAGTACAAAATCAAATTTTAAAAAGTTAATAATCTGGGCGGGATTAACCTCTACCCTGTTTTTAATCTTTCATAATTTCGTCGATTTCGGTATTATCGTTCCATCCAATTTGATTTCTGCTCTATTGCTTATGTCTGCAACACTTTCAGTCTTACAATTTCATAACAACAACTTTCCGCCAGATTATGTTAAAAAATTATCTGCCAGAGTTCGCATCTCCATGGGTATTATTTCTATCGTTTTATTTTTAACCTTATCGATTTTATGTGTGAGGGCGATTTATGGGGATTATCTGTATAAAAAGGGAAGGGCATTTTTTGAGCAGGACAAAATAGCCGATGCCAAACAAACATTAATAAAATCATTGAAATTCCTAAACACGGATAAACTTCATAACATATATGGAGAGGCATTATTTCAGTCATTCATAAGAGATGGAAAGCAGCACGAGCTTGATGATGCAATAGTCCAGATGAAGATCTCTCAGACTTTGTGCACATGGAATCCATATTACCCTGAAGATATCGGGGCACTTTATGAGTATGAGGGAAATATAGACAGTGCCGTCATATATACACAAAAGTCATTAAGTCTTGATCCCACAAACGCATCTCTTGCATTAAGGCTTGCATCCCTTGAACTCGAACACGGGAACGCCGGTAAAGCAATATCGTATTACAGAAGGGCATGTAATATATATCCTCCTTACGTACGGAACACAATTGCCGAACTTATATCACACGGGGTTAACGAACAAAGAGTATGGAAGCTGGCCGAGGAGCTTAAGGACGGGGAATGGGTGCTTGCTAATACATTCATAAAGCAAGGGGAAAACAAACAGGCAATAAAGATATTAAAACGGCTTATAGTATCCGATAATATACATGCAGACCGCTATCTCCACACACTCGTAGGGATAATCCCTGATAGTATGAAGGCGCTGAAACAGATAGAATCATTAGGTGTAACAAATACAACCATACTATTTTATGAAGCTTCTTTAAAAGCCAGGGTAAATGATGTAACAGGTGCAATCGGACTGTTGCATGAAATTATAGATAAAGATAAAAAAAACAAACAGGCTTACGAACTTCTTACAAATCTTTACGTATCAACAGGCAGATCCGGTATGGCGATACAAACATTAAAGAATGCAATCTACTATATACCCTCCGATTATTCGTTTTATGTAATGCTCGGTAATTTATATGGAAAGGATAAAGACTGGTATAACGCTTTATTATCATACAAAATGGCTATCATGATGAATCCGCGATATGAAGATGGCTATGTCAAAATAATCCGTATATATAAGGAACAGGGGTTAAGAAAAAATGCACAGGATTTTTTGAATAAGGCATTAGAATTGTTCCCGAATGACACAAGATTAACTCAAAAAATGCGATAG
- a CDS encoding protein kinase, with translation MDIVTNNLSDLFDKLRGSLSYLLATDPYSSIIKLLAGIILFYLAYLIIKRLFSHGSSNKTNFASSARNALRHGDYAAAADYYMYDGKLQKAYELYLKAGAKKKAADAALQMKKIDSAINLMLEAGDPSGAAKIAKGNNNFVKAAQIYESIDSTTEAASAYEQAKDYTKAAQMYERAEMFQNAGELYLKINNISRAAQCYLKAFNSDYAKDKMEIDPEYASRMVELADKTGDLLSKINMHEKAAKIYAVMRLYDLAAQAYKKANKPVDAAEVLLKMNKPIEAAELLESAGDHVKANTIKAEYYRGENQPEKAAQHYEAIGEYVNAAELYAIAGNYKKSGEMYGSSKEYELAAEMYENAMELQASAAFYEKAGNLIKAKQLYEYIGDRKSLIITLSKEGKFIEAAEQYIQLGLVDAAIQVLQKVTPDRESDYIRACVMLGDLFINKSMYTQALEKYKKIIGKKPLDKITIDAYYGVAVALENTGESQKALMIYEKIIAEDINYKDTQKRIDKIRKQSAAPFQKVASEIKRYEIIKEIGRGNMGKVYEAYDNVLERKVAYKVPSIDLEHNAELLNDFLREAKSAAALNHQNIVIVYDAGNQGNEYYIAMELVQGKMLKDMLAARGSLPLKRILNISQQLARALVYAHNKNVIHRDVKPGNVMITEDSTVKLMDFGLAKIIHDATQHTTKIIGTPYYMSPEQIKGDKIDFRTDIYSFGVVLFEMITGTPPFTKGDIYYHHLHTAPPSPKDIVNDIPQSLNDITVKCLQKEPTMRFNKTSDLLVSITAVV, from the coding sequence ATGGATATTGTAACCAACAATCTATCGGATTTATTTGATAAGCTCCGCGGTAGCTTATCTTATCTGCTTGCTACTGACCCTTACAGCTCCATTATAAAACTATTGGCAGGCATTATCTTATTTTATTTAGCATATTTGATAATAAAAAGGCTTTTCTCTCATGGCAGCTCGAATAAGACAAATTTTGCAAGCTCTGCAAGAAATGCGTTACGGCATGGCGATTATGCAGCCGCTGCTGATTATTATATGTACGACGGCAAACTTCAAAAGGCTTATGAATTGTATTTGAAAGCTGGTGCAAAGAAAAAAGCCGCAGATGCAGCACTTCAAATGAAAAAGATCGATAGTGCAATAAATTTAATGCTTGAAGCAGGGGATCCTTCCGGTGCGGCAAAGATAGCAAAAGGTAATAATAATTTTGTCAAAGCTGCTCAGATATATGAATCAATAGATAGTACAACGGAAGCTGCAAGTGCTTATGAGCAGGCAAAGGATTATACAAAAGCAGCGCAGATGTATGAGAGAGCAGAGATGTTCCAAAATGCGGGAGAGCTGTATTTAAAAATAAACAACATTAGCAGAGCAGCGCAATGCTATCTGAAAGCATTCAACAGCGATTATGCAAAGGATAAGATGGAGATTGATCCCGAATATGCGTCAAGAATGGTAGAACTTGCCGATAAAACTGGTGATCTCTTGAGTAAAATCAATATGCACGAGAAGGCTGCAAAAATTTATGCAGTAATGAGGCTTTATGATCTTGCCGCACAGGCTTATAAAAAAGCAAACAAGCCTGTTGATGCAGCTGAGGTCCTTTTAAAAATGAATAAACCGATTGAGGCTGCCGAATTATTGGAGAGCGCGGGTGATCATGTAAAGGCAAATACCATAAAGGCAGAATATTACAGGGGAGAAAATCAGCCGGAAAAGGCTGCGCAGCATTATGAAGCGATAGGCGAATACGTAAATGCAGCAGAGCTTTACGCTATTGCGGGGAATTATAAAAAGTCGGGAGAGATGTATGGAAGCTCGAAAGAGTATGAACTTGCGGCAGAGATGTACGAGAATGCAATGGAGCTTCAAGCATCTGCAGCATTTTATGAAAAAGCGGGTAATCTGATAAAAGCAAAACAGCTCTATGAGTATATTGGAGACAGGAAAAGTCTTATCATCACACTGAGCAAGGAGGGGAAATTCATAGAAGCGGCGGAGCAATACATCCAGCTCGGGCTGGTTGATGCTGCTATACAGGTTCTTCAAAAAGTGACCCCCGACAGAGAATCAGACTACATTCGTGCTTGTGTAATGCTCGGGGATCTCTTTATAAATAAAAGCATGTATACACAGGCACTTGAAAAGTATAAGAAAATTATTGGTAAGAAACCGCTTGATAAAATAACCATTGATGCATATTACGGTGTTGCCGTAGCGCTTGAAAATACGGGTGAGAGTCAAAAGGCTCTTATGATCTATGAAAAGATTATAGCGGAAGATATCAATTATAAGGATACACAAAAACGTATAGATAAAATCAGAAAACAATCCGCAGCTCCTTTTCAAAAAGTGGCATCGGAAATAAAGAGGTATGAGATAATCAAAGAGATCGGCAGGGGTAATATGGGTAAGGTATACGAAGCTTATGACAATGTACTCGAGCGTAAAGTGGCTTACAAAGTCCCTTCAATTGATCTCGAGCACAATGCGGAACTTTTAAATGATTTTTTAAGGGAAGCAAAGTCCGCTGCTGCATTAAATCATCAAAACATAGTAATCGTGTATGACGCCGGTAACCAGGGCAATGAGTATTATATAGCAATGGAGCTGGTGCAGGGTAAGATGTTGAAGGATATGCTGGCTGCAAGGGGCAGCTTACCTCTTAAACGGATATTAAATATTTCTCAACAGCTTGCCAGAGCGCTTGTATACGCACACAATAAAAATGTTATACATAGGGATGTAAAGCCCGGGAATGTTATGATAACAGAAGATAGTACAGTAAAATTGATGGATTTCGGGCTTGCAAAGATCATCCATGATGCAACGCAGCATACAACAAAGATAATCGGAACCCCCTATTATATGTCTCCTGAACAGATCAAAGGTGATAAAATTGATTTTAGAACAGACATATATTCATTTGGGGTGGTTTTATTTGAAATGATCACCGGTACTCCGCCTTTTACAAAAGGAGATATATACTATCATCATTTACACACGGCTCCTCCTTCGCCGAAAGATATCGTGAATGATATACCTCAATCATTAAACGATATTACTGTAAAATGCCTGCAAAAGGAACCAACCATGCGGTTCAATAAGACATCGGATCTCCTCGTCTCAATAACAGCCGTTGTCTGA
- a CDS encoding PfkB family carbohydrate kinase, which produces MSLLVVGSVAFDTVETPFGRAEDVLGGSATYFSTSASFFTDVKLVAVVGMDFPEKHIEFLKQRKIDITGLQRAKGKTFRWEGKYDFDLNNAKTLDTQLNVFASFNPHIPKEYRDTDYVFLANIDPELQLEVLKQIKEPKLVACDTMNFWIQRKPDELKKTIRHVDILTINEAEARELAQEVNLVKAAKAIMSYGPKTIIVKRGEYGAIMFSDHSIFSAPAYPLEMVFDPTGAGDSFAGGFMGYLSKIDGMSDKNIRQAIIMGSVMASFDVEDFSLNRMKKLTHHDIEKRFMEFKHLTIFETI; this is translated from the coding sequence ATGAGTTTATTGGTCGTTGGTTCTGTTGCATTTGATACAGTTGAAACCCCATTTGGCAGGGCAGAGGACGTACTCGGTGGCTCTGCAACATATTTTTCAACATCCGCCAGTTTTTTTACGGATGTAAAATTGGTTGCTGTTGTAGGCATGGATTTCCCGGAGAAGCATATAGAGTTTCTTAAGCAGAGAAAGATAGATATAACCGGACTTCAGCGGGCAAAAGGGAAAACGTTCCGATGGGAAGGAAAGTATGATTTTGATCTTAATAATGCCAAAACACTTGATACCCAGCTTAATGTGTTTGCTTCATTCAATCCTCACATTCCCAAAGAATACAGGGACACCGATTATGTATTTCTCGCTAACATCGATCCAGAGCTTCAGCTTGAAGTGTTAAAACAGATAAAAGAACCAAAACTTGTAGCATGTGATACAATGAATTTCTGGATCCAGAGAAAACCCGATGAATTAAAAAAAACAATCCGGCATGTGGATATCCTTACCATTAATGAGGCAGAGGCCAGGGAACTTGCACAAGAAGTAAATCTGGTGAAGGCTGCAAAAGCGATCATGTCTTATGGTCCCAAAACAATTATTGTGAAACGCGGTGAATACGGAGCGATTATGTTTTCCGACCACAGCATATTTTCAGCACCCGCTTATCCACTTGAAATGGTTTTTGATCCTACCGGAGCTGGAGATAGTTTTGCGGGCGGTTTTATGGGTTATCTTTCAAAAATCGATGGTATGTCTGATAAAAACATCCGGCAGGCCATAATTATGGGAAGTGTTATGGCATCATTCGATGTTGAAGATTTCAGTCTTAATCGTATGAAAAAACTCACGCATCATGACATTGAAAAACGATTTATGGAATTTAAACACCTCACGATATTTGAAACCATATAG
- the ribD gene encoding bifunctional diaminohydroxyphosphoribosylaminopyrimidine deaminase/5-amino-6-(5-phosphoribosylamino)uracil reductase RibD, with protein MMNYKNHNYEQLMFLAIKLAKKAQGMTSPNPLVGAVIIDGKGRIIGKGFHSRAGQPHAEITALRDAGKMPAGSTMVVTLEPCNHFGKTPPCSLAIKNAGIKRVVIANRDPNPDVKGGGIKYLRRAGIEVVTGICSGEAKKMNEDYFKHVTTKLPYVHAKIAAGLDGKMAASDGTSKWITSDLARKFAHRLRNTVDAIVVGIGTIEKDDPELTVRFVKPRQRILYRVVFDTHLSIPINARVIKNQNNMYRTMVITSSHDQALIHRLEETGVEVVFANMKEGHVSTGNALSILGKRFMSILVEGGAGMLGSFMRGHLVDKLHFFIAPKIIGEDGLYPFKGLSLNNIDNAIKLRDITINTKKLKGEFFVEGYPVWM; from the coding sequence ATGATGAATTATAAAAATCATAATTACGAACAGCTAATGTTTCTCGCCATAAAGCTCGCTAAAAAGGCGCAGGGTATGACATCCCCCAACCCGCTTGTTGGTGCTGTTATCATAGATGGGAAAGGCAGGATCATCGGCAAAGGGTTTCATAGTAGGGCAGGACAGCCACATGCTGAGATAACCGCTTTAAGGGATGCCGGTAAAATGCCGGCAGGCAGTACAATGGTTGTGACACTGGAGCCGTGCAATCATTTTGGGAAAACACCCCCATGCTCACTCGCGATTAAAAATGCTGGGATTAAAAGGGTTGTTATAGCGAATCGTGACCCAAATCCTGATGTAAAAGGCGGCGGAATCAAATATCTTAGAAGAGCAGGTATTGAGGTTGTAACAGGTATTTGCAGCGGAGAAGCAAAAAAGATGAACGAAGATTATTTTAAGCATGTGACAACTAAATTGCCTTATGTTCATGCAAAGATCGCAGCAGGACTTGATGGAAAGATGGCCGCTTCTGACGGTACATCAAAGTGGATCACATCTGATCTGGCAAGGAAATTTGCACACAGGTTAAGGAATACAGTAGATGCAATTGTTGTAGGTATTGGAACGATAGAAAAAGATGATCCGGAACTTACCGTTAGGTTTGTGAAGCCAAGACAAAGGATACTTTACAGGGTTGTATTTGATACACATTTAAGTATCCCTATTAATGCAAGGGTTATAAAAAATCAAAATAATATGTACAGAACAATGGTCATTACATCATCGCATGATCAGGCATTGATACACAGGTTGGAGGAAACAGGTGTTGAGGTTGTTTTTGCAAATATGAAGGAAGGGCACGTATCAACAGGCAATGCATTGTCTATCCTTGGCAAAAGGTTTATGTCCATACTTGTAGAGGGCGGGGCCGGTATGCTCGGCAGCTTTATGAGGGGACATCTTGTTGACAAGTTGCACTTTTTCATAGCGCCAAAAATTATAGGCGAAGACGGGCTTTACCCCTTTAAAGGTTTATCATTGAATAATATAGATAATGCAATCAAACTTAGAGATATAACTATAAATACGAAGAAACTCAAAGGAGAGTTTTTTGTAGAAGGTTATCCTGTCTGGATGTAG
- the dksA gene encoding RNA polymerase-binding protein DksA, whose translation MEKEKLKEFQQILLRMKQDILNDASELSNNFQNGANVQERIPDTNDRASMESDSRLLLRLNDRNRKLILKIEESLKKIKQGSYGVCEICGEEISEERLRLRPVTTQCISCKTELEGNEKLLKKTTKK comes from the coding sequence ATGGAAAAAGAAAAATTAAAAGAATTCCAGCAAATCCTTTTAAGGATGAAGCAGGATATACTTAATGACGCTTCAGAGCTATCAAATAATTTTCAAAACGGCGCAAATGTCCAGGAAAGGATCCCGGATACAAACGACAGGGCTTCTATGGAATCCGATTCAAGATTACTGTTAAGACTAAATGATAGGAACAGAAAGCTGATATTAAAAATAGAAGAATCCTTGAAAAAGATTAAACAGGGCAGTTACGGTGTATGTGAGATATGCGGTGAAGAGATCTCCGAAGAAAGATTGAGGCTGAGGCCTGTAACAACCCAATGCATAAGCTGCAAAACGGAGCTTGAGGGTAACGAAAAGCTTTTAAAAAAGACTACAAAAAAATAG